One part of the Homo sapiens chromosome 19, GRCh38.p14 Primary Assembly genome encodes these proteins:
- the ZNF235 gene encoding zinc finger protein 235 isoform 2 (isoform 2 is encoded by transcript variant 2): MTKFQEAVTFKDVAVAFTEEELGLLDSAQRKLYRDVMLENFRNLVSVGHQSFKPDMISQLEREEKLWMKELQTQRGDRNQNEMATLHKAGLRCFSLGELSCWQIKRHIASKLARSQDSMINIEGKSSQFPKHHDSPCQVGAGESIQASVDDNCLVNHIGDHSSIIENQEFPTGKVPNSWSKIYLNETQNYQRSCKQTQMKNKLCIFAPYVDIFSCISHHHDDNIVHKRDKVHSNSDCGKDTLKVSPLTQRSIHTGQKTYQGNECEEAFNDSSSLELHKQVHLGKKSPACSTHEKDTSYSSGIPVQQSVRTGKKRYWCHECGKGFSQSSNLQTHQRVHTGEKPYTCHECGKSFNQSSHLYAHLPIHTGEKPYRCDSCGKGFSRSTDLNIHCRVHTGEKPYKCEVCGKGFTQRSHLQAHERIHTGEKPYKCGDCGKRFSCSSNLHTHQRVHTEEKPYKCDECGKCFSLSFNLHSHQRVHTGEKPYKCEECGKGFSSASSFQSHQRVHTGEKPFRCNVCGKGFSQSSYFQAHQRVHTGEKPYKCEVCGKRFNWSLNLHNHQRVHTGEKPYKCEECGKGFSQASNLQAHQSVHTGEKPFKCDACQKRFSQASHLQAHQRVHTGEKPYKCDTCGKAFSQRSNLQVHQIIHTGEKPFKCEECGKEFSWSAGLSAHQRVHTGEKPYTCQQCGKGFSQASHFHTHQRVHTGERPYICDVCCKGFSQRSHLIYHQRVHTGGNL, encoded by the exons GAGGCAGTGACATTCAAGGATGTGGCTGTGGCCTTCACtgaggaggagctggggctgcTGGACTCTGCCCAGAGGAAGCTGTACCGAgatgtgatgctggagaactTTAGGAACCTGGTTTCAGTGG GACATCAGTCCTTCAAACCAGATATGATATCCCAGTTGGAGAGGGAAGAAAAGCTTTGGATGAAGGAGCTTCAAACCCAAAGAG GAGACAGGAATCAAAATGAGATGGCAACTCTTCACAAAGCAGGATTAAGGTGCTTTTCACTGGGAGAGCTTTCATGCTGGCAAATCAAGAGACACATTGCGAGCAAATTAGCCAGAAGTCAAGACTCCATGATAAATATTGAAGGAAAGAGCTCTCAGTTCCCCAAGCACCATGATTCCCCCTGTCAAGTGGGAGCAGGAGAATCTATTCAAGCTTCTGTGGATGACAACTGTCTAGTGAATCACATAGGGGATCATTCCAGTATCATTGAAAATCAAGAATTTCCAACTGGGAAAGTTCCGAATTCTTGGAGTAAAATATATCTGAATGAGACACAGAATTATCAGAGAAGTTGTAAGCAGACTCAGATGAAAAACAAACTATGTATATTTGCTCCATATGTTGACATTTTCAGTTGTATTTCACACCACCATGATGATAATATAGTGCACAAAAGAGATAAAGTTCATAGCAATAGTGATTGTGGTAAAGATACCCTAAAGGTATCACCTCTTACCCAGCGTAGTATTCACACAGGACAGAAAACCTACCAGGGTAATGAATGTGAAGAAGCCTTCAATGATAGCTCCAGTCTTGAACTTCATAAACAGGTACACTTGGGAAAGAAGTCTCCAGCGTGTAGTACACATGAGAAGGACACCAGTTATAGCTCAGGTATTCCTGTTCAACAAAGTGTTCGTACTGGGAAAAAACGCTATTGGTGTCATGAATGTGGTAAAGGTTTCAGTCAGAGCTCAAATCTGCAAACTCATCAGAGAGTCCACACAGGGGAGAAACCCTATACATGCCACGAGTGTGGTAAGAGCTTTAATCAGAGCTCACATCTTTATGCTCATTTGCCTATTCACACAGGAGAGAAGCCCTATAGATGTGACAGTTGTGGGAAGGGCTTCAGTCGTAGCACAGATCTTAACATTCATTGCagagttcacactggagagaaaccttataaaTGTGAGGTGTGTGGGAAGGGCTTCACTCAGAGATCACATCTTCAGGCCCATgaaagaattcacactggagagaaaccatataaATGTGGGGATTGTGGTAAACGCTTTAGTTGTAGCTCAAATCTTCATACCCATCAGAGAGTCCACACTGAAGAAAAACCATACAAATGTGATGAGTGTGGTAAGTGCTTTAGTTTGAGCTTTAATCTTCATAGTCATCAACGAGTCCACAcaggagaaaaaccatataaATGTGAAGAGTGTGGTAAGGGTTTTAGTTCAGCCTCAAGTTTCCAGAGCCATCAGAGGGtccatacaggagagaaaccatTTCGATGCAACGTGTGTGGGAAAGGCTTCAGTCAGAGTTCATACTTTCAAGCACATCAGAGAGTCCACACTGGAGAAAAACCATACAAATGTGAAGTGTGTGGGAAGCGCTTCAATTGGAGCTTGAATCTTCACAATCATCAGAGAGTCCACAccggagagaaaccctacaaatgtgaagagtgTGGTAAGGGTTTCAGTCAGGCTTCAAATCTTCAAGCCCATCAGAGCGTCCACACTGGGGAAAAACCATTCAAGTGTGATGCATGTCAGAAGCGATTCAGTCAGGCCTCACACCTTCAAGCCCATCAGAGAGTCCACACCGGAGAGAAACCATATAAATGTGACACTTGTGGTAAGGCCTTCAGCCAGAGGTCAAATCTTCAAGTCCATCAGataattcacactggagagaaaccatttAAATGTGAGGAATGTGGGAAAGAATTCAGTTGGAGTGCTGGTCTCAGTGCCCATCAGAGGgtccacacaggagagaaaccctatacGTGTCAGCAGTGTGGGAAGGGCTTCAGTCAGGCCTCACATTTTCACACACACCAGAGAGTCCACACTGGAGAGAGGCCTTACATATGTGATGTCTGTTGTAAGGGCTTCAGTCAGAGGTCACATCTCATCTACCATCAGAGAGTCCACACTGGAGGGAATCTGTAG
- the ZNF235 gene encoding zinc finger protein 235 isoform 1 (isoform 1 is encoded by transcript variant 1), translated as MTKFQEAVTFKDVAVAFTEEELGLLDSAQRKLYRDVMLENFRNLVSVGHQSFKPDMISQLEREEKLWMKELQTQRGKHSGDRNQNEMATLHKAGLRCFSLGELSCWQIKRHIASKLARSQDSMINIEGKSSQFPKHHDSPCQVGAGESIQASVDDNCLVNHIGDHSSIIENQEFPTGKVPNSWSKIYLNETQNYQRSCKQTQMKNKLCIFAPYVDIFSCISHHHDDNIVHKRDKVHSNSDCGKDTLKVSPLTQRSIHTGQKTYQGNECEEAFNDSSSLELHKQVHLGKKSPACSTHEKDTSYSSGIPVQQSVRTGKKRYWCHECGKGFSQSSNLQTHQRVHTGEKPYTCHECGKSFNQSSHLYAHLPIHTGEKPYRCDSCGKGFSRSTDLNIHCRVHTGEKPYKCEVCGKGFTQRSHLQAHERIHTGEKPYKCGDCGKRFSCSSNLHTHQRVHTEEKPYKCDECGKCFSLSFNLHSHQRVHTGEKPYKCEECGKGFSSASSFQSHQRVHTGEKPFRCNVCGKGFSQSSYFQAHQRVHTGEKPYKCEVCGKRFNWSLNLHNHQRVHTGEKPYKCEECGKGFSQASNLQAHQSVHTGEKPFKCDACQKRFSQASHLQAHQRVHTGEKPYKCDTCGKAFSQRSNLQVHQIIHTGEKPFKCEECGKEFSWSAGLSAHQRVHTGEKPYTCQQCGKGFSQASHFHTHQRVHTGERPYICDVCCKGFSQRSHLIYHQRVHTGGNL; from the exons GAGGCAGTGACATTCAAGGATGTGGCTGTGGCCTTCACtgaggaggagctggggctgcTGGACTCTGCCCAGAGGAAGCTGTACCGAgatgtgatgctggagaactTTAGGAACCTGGTTTCAGTGG GACATCAGTCCTTCAAACCAGATATGATATCCCAGTTGGAGAGGGAAGAAAAGCTTTGGATGAAGGAGCTTCAAACCCAAAGAGGTAAGCATTCAG GAGACAGGAATCAAAATGAGATGGCAACTCTTCACAAAGCAGGATTAAGGTGCTTTTCACTGGGAGAGCTTTCATGCTGGCAAATCAAGAGACACATTGCGAGCAAATTAGCCAGAAGTCAAGACTCCATGATAAATATTGAAGGAAAGAGCTCTCAGTTCCCCAAGCACCATGATTCCCCCTGTCAAGTGGGAGCAGGAGAATCTATTCAAGCTTCTGTGGATGACAACTGTCTAGTGAATCACATAGGGGATCATTCCAGTATCATTGAAAATCAAGAATTTCCAACTGGGAAAGTTCCGAATTCTTGGAGTAAAATATATCTGAATGAGACACAGAATTATCAGAGAAGTTGTAAGCAGACTCAGATGAAAAACAAACTATGTATATTTGCTCCATATGTTGACATTTTCAGTTGTATTTCACACCACCATGATGATAATATAGTGCACAAAAGAGATAAAGTTCATAGCAATAGTGATTGTGGTAAAGATACCCTAAAGGTATCACCTCTTACCCAGCGTAGTATTCACACAGGACAGAAAACCTACCAGGGTAATGAATGTGAAGAAGCCTTCAATGATAGCTCCAGTCTTGAACTTCATAAACAGGTACACTTGGGAAAGAAGTCTCCAGCGTGTAGTACACATGAGAAGGACACCAGTTATAGCTCAGGTATTCCTGTTCAACAAAGTGTTCGTACTGGGAAAAAACGCTATTGGTGTCATGAATGTGGTAAAGGTTTCAGTCAGAGCTCAAATCTGCAAACTCATCAGAGAGTCCACACAGGGGAGAAACCCTATACATGCCACGAGTGTGGTAAGAGCTTTAATCAGAGCTCACATCTTTATGCTCATTTGCCTATTCACACAGGAGAGAAGCCCTATAGATGTGACAGTTGTGGGAAGGGCTTCAGTCGTAGCACAGATCTTAACATTCATTGCagagttcacactggagagaaaccttataaaTGTGAGGTGTGTGGGAAGGGCTTCACTCAGAGATCACATCTTCAGGCCCATgaaagaattcacactggagagaaaccatataaATGTGGGGATTGTGGTAAACGCTTTAGTTGTAGCTCAAATCTTCATACCCATCAGAGAGTCCACACTGAAGAAAAACCATACAAATGTGATGAGTGTGGTAAGTGCTTTAGTTTGAGCTTTAATCTTCATAGTCATCAACGAGTCCACAcaggagaaaaaccatataaATGTGAAGAGTGTGGTAAGGGTTTTAGTTCAGCCTCAAGTTTCCAGAGCCATCAGAGGGtccatacaggagagaaaccatTTCGATGCAACGTGTGTGGGAAAGGCTTCAGTCAGAGTTCATACTTTCAAGCACATCAGAGAGTCCACACTGGAGAAAAACCATACAAATGTGAAGTGTGTGGGAAGCGCTTCAATTGGAGCTTGAATCTTCACAATCATCAGAGAGTCCACAccggagagaaaccctacaaatgtgaagagtgTGGTAAGGGTTTCAGTCAGGCTTCAAATCTTCAAGCCCATCAGAGCGTCCACACTGGGGAAAAACCATTCAAGTGTGATGCATGTCAGAAGCGATTCAGTCAGGCCTCACACCTTCAAGCCCATCAGAGAGTCCACACCGGAGAGAAACCATATAAATGTGACACTTGTGGTAAGGCCTTCAGCCAGAGGTCAAATCTTCAAGTCCATCAGataattcacactggagagaaaccatttAAATGTGAGGAATGTGGGAAAGAATTCAGTTGGAGTGCTGGTCTCAGTGCCCATCAGAGGgtccacacaggagagaaaccctatacGTGTCAGCAGTGTGGGAAGGGCTTCAGTCAGGCCTCACATTTTCACACACACCAGAGAGTCCACACTGGAGAGAGGCCTTACATATGTGATGTCTGTTGTAAGGGCTTCAGTCAGAGGTCACATCTCATCTACCATCAGAGAGTCCACACTGGAGGGAATCTGTAG